The sequence below is a genomic window from Chthoniobacterales bacterium.
GACCGACGTCTCGTGGAACTTCCGCGTGAAGAAGAAAATCAAGCCATTCAAACCCTGCAAACCTCAGGCCGCCGACGGCACCTGGCGCATGCAGCAGGAGGATGTCGATCGCGTGCAGGAGTTCCGCAAATGCATCGAGTGCTTTCTCTGCCAGAACGTCTGCCACGTGCTGCGCGACCATCACAAGCACGAGGAGTTCATCGGCCCGCGCTACCTCGTTTACACCGCCGCGCTCGAAATGCATCCGCTCGATACGGAAGACCGCCTCGAGGAACTCAAGCGGGCCCACGGCATGGGCTACTGCAACATCACAAAGTGCTGCACGAAGGTCTGCCCCGAGCACATCACGATCACCGACAACGCCATCATCCCGCTCAAGGAGCGTGTCGTGGACGAGTTCCATGACCCCCTCGGGT
It includes:
- a CDS encoding succinate dehydrogenase/fumarate reductase iron-sulfur subunit, which gives rise to MKTVTFRIWRGDANSGKLVDYTAEITPGMVVLDVVHDIQAKQANDLACRWNCKAGKCGSCSAEINGVPRLMCMTRLDQIPIEQPVTITPLKAFPVIRDLTTDVSWNFRVKKKIKPFKPCKPQAADGTWRMQQEDVDRVQEFRKCIECFLCQNVCHVLRDHHKHEEFIGPRYLVYTAALEMHPLDTEDRLEELKRAHGMGYCNITKCCTKVCPEHITITDNAIIPLKERVVDEFHDPLGWLWKLLRKKT